The following are encoded in a window of Roseimaritima ulvae genomic DNA:
- the pstC gene encoding phosphate ABC transporter permease subunit PstC gives MFRFRPDTVLHWTLRSCGLFTVAVVLMILGFLLLESLPTLQHVGAGRFFSDASWHPAAGAEQGTFNLVPMIVATLLTTLGAVLVAAPLGIGSALFAHFYAPRLLGRAYGKIIELLAGIPSVVYGLWGLTTLVPLVAQWQPPGASLFTATMILAIMILPTIALFAGAAFESLPPEHWQAAEALGLSRGRTVISVVLPAARSGLFTAIILGTGRAVGETMAVLMVAGNVVQNPSGLFQPVRTITANIALEMAYAMGDHRGALFVCGLILMGMVIVLVSIAEWGSRSPVHA, from the coding sequence TTGTTCCGCTTTCGCCCTGATACCGTGTTGCATTGGACGCTCCGCAGCTGTGGCCTATTCACAGTTGCGGTGGTGCTGATGATTCTGGGCTTCCTGCTGCTCGAATCGTTGCCGACGTTGCAGCATGTGGGCGCGGGGAGATTTTTTAGCGATGCTTCCTGGCATCCTGCGGCGGGAGCCGAACAGGGCACGTTTAATCTGGTGCCGATGATCGTGGCCACGTTGTTGACCACGTTGGGCGCCGTTTTGGTTGCCGCTCCGCTGGGCATCGGTTCGGCCCTCTTCGCCCACTTTTATGCGCCGCGGTTGCTGGGCCGGGCGTACGGAAAAATCATCGAATTGCTGGCTGGGATCCCTTCGGTGGTGTACGGCTTGTGGGGACTAACCACCCTGGTTCCTTTGGTGGCTCAGTGGCAACCGCCCGGTGCCAGTTTATTTACAGCGACGATGATTCTGGCGATCATGATCCTGCCCACGATCGCCTTATTTGCCGGCGCGGCGTTTGAGAGTTTGCCGCCAGAACATTGGCAAGCGGCCGAAGCGTTGGGGCTGTCTCGAGGTCGCACCGTGATCAGCGTGGTCCTGCCGGCCGCTCGATCGGGACTGTTCACTGCGATCATTTTGGGGACGGGACGCGCGGTTGGCGAAACCATGGCGGTGCTGATGGTCGCGGGCAACGTGGTCCAAAATCCCAGCGGTCTGTTTCAGCCCGTCCGCACGATCACCGCCAATATCGCTCTGGAGATGGCTTACGCGATGGGAGACCACCGTGGCGCACTATTTGTCTGCGGGCTGATTTTGATGGGAATGGTGATCGTGCTGGTCAGTATCGCCGAATGGGGCAGTCGGAGCCCAGTCCATGCATGA
- a CDS encoding phosphate ABC transporter ATP-binding protein: MNKKCSKLESELGAAATLGPVEAGPPCCIPEPWLRVRDLSVYYGAKQVLADISLTINRGCVTTLIGPSGCGKTSFLSSLNRLTDLIPGCRVEGHISMGTLDVRAAKDVMSLRRRVGMIFQKPNPFPLSIRKNIEMPLKEHGLRDRHERRQVIESVLQDVGLWDEVKDRLDASALTLSGGQQQRLCIARAIALQPEVLLLDEPCSALDPIASGVVEELLTRFRGRYTLVVVTHNLQQARRIADYAAFFWSTGGTGCLVEHGSGQRIFDTPQQPLTIAYVNGKAG; the protein is encoded by the coding sequence ATGAACAAGAAATGTTCAAAGCTGGAAAGCGAACTTGGTGCGGCGGCGACGCTGGGACCGGTTGAAGCGGGGCCGCCCTGTTGCATTCCCGAGCCCTGGCTCCGCGTCCGCGATCTGTCGGTCTACTACGGTGCGAAACAGGTCTTGGCCGACATCTCGCTGACCATCAATCGCGGTTGCGTGACCACGTTGATCGGACCTTCAGGATGTGGCAAGACCAGCTTTCTAAGCAGCCTGAACCGCTTGACCGACCTGATTCCAGGTTGCCGTGTGGAGGGGCACATTTCGATGGGCACGTTGGATGTGCGAGCCGCGAAGGACGTGATGTCGCTGCGCCGCCGTGTGGGGATGATCTTTCAAAAGCCCAATCCGTTTCCGTTGTCGATCCGCAAGAATATCGAGATGCCGCTGAAAGAGCACGGCCTGCGTGATCGCCACGAACGCAGGCAGGTGATCGAGTCGGTCTTGCAAGACGTCGGGTTATGGGATGAAGTCAAAGATCGACTGGACGCATCGGCGCTGACGCTGTCCGGTGGCCAACAGCAACGACTCTGTATCGCTCGCGCGATTGCGTTGCAGCCCGAGGTCTTGCTGTTGGATGAACCGTGCAGTGCACTGGATCCGATCGCCAGCGGCGTGGTGGAAGAATTGCTGACGCGTTTTCGAGGACGCTATACGCTGGTCGTGGTCACGCATAATCTTCAACAAGCCCGACGGATTGCCGACTACGCGGCGTTCTTCTGGTCGACCGGCGGTACGGGATGTCTGGTGGAACATGGCAGCGGCCAGCGGATCTTTGATACCCCACAGCAACCGCTTACGATCGCCTACGTCAACGGCAAAGCGGGGTAG
- the pstA gene encoding phosphate ABC transporter permease PstA, with protein MHDVVLATKPSKVSKASKASTLGNLLLTFAVWAVAALVSGVFLWILFDIVLRGLPVISWSFLVEPPRNAGREGGLGPIIVSTMLVLTVAVVAAVPLGVGTAVLLAEVTQRERRLSRLVRRSLDVLAGVPSIVFGLFGNAFFCITLGLGFSILSGGLTLACMVLPILIRASEEGIRAVPIEYRQGAAALGMSRTATLMRLVLPAAVPGIVVGLVLGIGRALAETAALIFTSGYVDRMPGSLFDSGRVLSVHIFDLSMNVAGGDRAAYGAALVLIIMLLVINALVSWMAGRWRRHQILAKK; from the coding sequence ATGCATGACGTCGTCTTGGCCACGAAGCCATCGAAGGTCTCGAAGGCTTCGAAGGCTTCGACGCTTGGCAATCTGCTGTTGACGTTTGCCGTCTGGGCCGTCGCGGCGTTGGTCAGCGGTGTGTTTCTATGGATCCTGTTTGACATCGTGCTTCGAGGCCTGCCGGTGATCTCGTGGAGCTTTCTGGTCGAGCCGCCGCGGAATGCGGGCCGGGAAGGTGGGCTGGGGCCAATCATCGTCTCGACGATGTTGGTGTTGACGGTGGCAGTGGTGGCCGCGGTACCACTGGGCGTGGGGACCGCAGTGTTATTGGCCGAAGTCACGCAACGGGAACGCCGTTTGTCGCGGTTGGTGCGTCGCAGTTTGGATGTGTTGGCGGGAGTGCCATCGATTGTGTTTGGGCTGTTCGGAAACGCTTTTTTTTGCATCACCCTAGGGCTGGGGTTTTCCATCTTGTCGGGCGGTTTGACGCTGGCTTGCATGGTGTTGCCGATCCTGATTCGCGCCAGCGAGGAAGGCATTCGCGCGGTGCCGATCGAGTATCGCCAAGGGGCCGCGGCGCTGGGTATGTCGCGCACGGCGACCTTGATGCGGTTGGTCTTACCCGCGGCGGTTCCCGGGATTGTGGTCGGCTTGGTGTTGGGGATCGGCCGAGCCCTGGCGGAAACCGCCGCCTTGATTTTTACCAGCGGTTATGTCGACCGCATGCCGGGATCGTTGTTCGATTCGGGCCGTGTTTTATCGGTACACATTTTTGACCTGTCGATGAATGTCGCGGGCGGAGATCGGGCGGCGTACGGCGCGGCATTGGTTTTGATTATCATGCTGTTGGTCATCAACGCGTTGGTCAGCTGGATGGCGGGACGTTGGCGTCGGCATCAGATCCTCGCAAAGAAGTAG
- a CDS encoding FG-GAP repeat domain-containing protein encodes MRIAIAFVCLATSLTWAATGHAQSVSFEAQVIDAAPGKVVYAVTAADIDNDGRQDLVAVTEDSVHWYQAPRWRKRTLLSGVTIADNVCVAPFDIDRNGHIDLALGAGWPNRGGTIQWLSPGQTIDHPWNVHEIAAEAWTHRMRWGNVLSGEEPQLIVSPLHPSIRDGARLLAFSIPKDPRHNRWRPTVLDESLHRMHNHLCVARTDVGLPKTDTSADAAPQITLTASQEGVSAVLPDHKNPKHFRRVQLLPGATGDSPASQGAGEVRVGQFANGKRFVATVEPMHGTHAVVYEMGEFFAAEPPRRTVLTDQLRGGHALWCADLDGDHDDEVVVGYREPNPLVGILIFDRQADGAWQEQRLTAQVACEDLVVADFNGDGLPDILAGGRATHNVVLFVNQGVR; translated from the coding sequence ATGAGAATCGCTATCGCTTTCGTTTGCCTGGCCACAAGCCTGACCTGGGCCGCAACCGGGCACGCTCAATCGGTCTCCTTTGAAGCTCAAGTCATCGACGCTGCCCCCGGCAAAGTGGTGTACGCCGTTACCGCTGCCGACATCGACAACGATGGCCGCCAGGACTTGGTAGCCGTTACCGAAGATTCGGTCCATTGGTACCAGGCGCCGCGGTGGAGGAAACGCACGCTGCTCAGCGGCGTGACGATTGCCGACAACGTTTGCGTCGCTCCTTTTGACATCGACCGCAACGGCCACATCGACTTGGCGCTGGGCGCGGGATGGCCCAATCGCGGAGGTACCATTCAGTGGTTGTCGCCGGGTCAAACGATCGACCATCCCTGGAATGTCCATGAAATCGCCGCCGAAGCTTGGACCCACCGCATGCGTTGGGGCAACGTGTTGAGCGGTGAGGAACCTCAGTTGATCGTATCGCCCCTGCATCCCTCGATCCGCGACGGCGCCCGGCTGCTGGCGTTTTCGATTCCCAAAGACCCGCGACATAATCGCTGGCGGCCGACCGTGCTGGACGAAAGCTTGCACCGGATGCACAACCACCTGTGCGTCGCGCGGACCGATGTCGGTCTGCCAAAGACCGACACGAGCGCCGATGCGGCCCCACAGATCACGCTGACCGCCAGCCAGGAAGGCGTCTCGGCCGTGCTGCCCGACCACAAGAACCCCAAGCATTTTCGACGCGTGCAACTGCTGCCTGGCGCCACCGGGGACTCGCCCGCCAGTCAGGGCGCCGGCGAAGTCCGGGTGGGGCAATTTGCCAACGGCAAACGCTTTGTCGCCACCGTGGAACCGATGCACGGAACCCACGCGGTGGTCTATGAGATGGGTGAATTTTTTGCCGCCGAACCGCCGCGGCGAACGGTCCTGACGGATCAGCTGCGTGGTGGCCACGCCCTCTGGTGTGCGGACCTGGACGGAGACCACGACGACGAAGTGGTGGTCGGCTACCGCGAACCCAATCCGCTGGTCGGGATCCTGATTTTCGACCGCCAAGCCGACGGGGCGTGGCAAGAGCAACGGCTGACCGCACAGGTCGCCTGTGAAGACCTAGTAGTTGCCGACTTCAACGGCGACGGCTTGCCCGACATCCTGGCCGGCGGTCGCGCCACCCACAACGTGGTGCTATTCGTTAACCAGGGTGTCCGCTGA
- a CDS encoding phosphate ABC transporter substrate-binding protein: MIPVAEVARLWTMRQPIQTLASTATARRQHVQTLASSATVWRQPIQTLASSATAMSLLLVLLLAGCGSQTSSESTTVVLTGSSTVAPLMSEIGKRFEQTHPGVRVDVQSGGSSRGVADVRRGLADIGMVSRALKADEQELHAVTIARDGIGMIVHRDNPVAVLTDAQIVDIFTGQVQNWNEVGGNDAPITVVNKAEGRSTLELFLQHFELDNQAVQADVVIGDNEQGVKTVAGNPHAIGYVSIGTAEYDAAAGVPIRLLPLGGVEASIANVQNGSFPLSRPLNLVFREQDAPLPQGLAGALVEFARSPAMHATIKEQYFVPLSP, encoded by the coding sequence ATGATCCCCGTAGCCGAAGTCGCCAGACTTTGGACGATGCGACAACCCATCCAAACTCTGGCGAGTACGGCTACGGCGCGGCGACAACACGTCCAAACTCTGGCGAGTTCGGCTACGGTGTGGCGGCAACCCATCCAAACTCTGGCGAGTTCGGCTACGGCAATGAGCTTGCTGTTGGTGTTGCTGCTCGCGGGGTGTGGTTCCCAAACTTCGTCCGAGTCAACAACTGTCGTGCTGACCGGGTCCAGTACGGTGGCTCCGCTGATGAGCGAAATCGGCAAGCGGTTTGAGCAGACGCATCCGGGCGTGCGTGTCGACGTGCAGAGTGGCGGTTCCTCACGCGGTGTGGCGGACGTGCGGCGGGGCTTGGCCGACATCGGTATGGTGTCCCGAGCATTGAAAGCTGACGAGCAGGAACTGCACGCCGTGACCATCGCTCGCGACGGTATTGGCATGATCGTTCACCGTGACAACCCCGTTGCTGTTCTGACCGACGCACAGATTGTCGACATCTTTACTGGGCAAGTCCAGAATTGGAACGAAGTCGGCGGCAACGATGCTCCGATCACCGTGGTCAACAAAGCCGAAGGCCGATCGACGCTGGAGTTATTCCTGCAGCACTTCGAACTTGACAATCAAGCGGTGCAAGCGGACGTGGTGATCGGCGATAATGAGCAAGGCGTGAAAACCGTGGCCGGTAACCCGCACGCCATCGGCTACGTGTCGATCGGCACGGCCGAATACGATGCAGCCGCGGGCGTGCCGATTCGGTTGCTGCCGCTCGGTGGCGTCGAAGCGTCTATCGCCAACGTGCAAAACGGCAGCTTTCCGTTGTCGCGTCCATTGAACCTGGTGTTTCGCGAACAAGACGCTCCGCTCCCGCAGGGACTCGCCGGAGCATTGGTCGAATTTGCCCGGTCGCCGGCGATGCATGCGACGATTAAGGAGCAGTATTTTGTTCCGCTTTCGCCCTGA
- a CDS encoding SDR family NAD(P)-dependent oxidoreductase, with protein sequence MSPAPMHCVVTGGSSGIGRATAIRCAQAGARTVLIQYQKNRDGAEQTAERIEAAGAQPTLVAADLSQADDRHRLVAAAWQPSDRVDAWFHIAGADVLTGTAQQWSFDDKLTRLWEVDVHGTISLARAVAERMLTQPAGPATPAMLFTGWDQATEGMEGDAGQMFGPIKAAVMAYSRSLAQTLAPRVRVNCVAPGWIQTAWGDTANDSWQQRARAQALMNRWGTADDVAAMAVHLCSGDSEFITAQTINVNGGWNRRPHNAP encoded by the coding sequence ATGTCGCCAGCCCCCATGCACTGTGTTGTCACCGGTGGCTCCAGCGGCATCGGCCGCGCCACGGCCATCCGCTGCGCTCAGGCCGGCGCCCGCACGGTGCTGATTCAATATCAAAAGAACCGCGACGGTGCCGAACAAACCGCGGAGCGCATCGAGGCCGCCGGCGCCCAACCAACTCTTGTCGCTGCCGACCTCAGCCAGGCCGACGATCGCCACCGGCTGGTCGCGGCCGCCTGGCAACCGTCCGATCGCGTCGATGCCTGGTTTCATATCGCCGGGGCCGACGTGCTGACCGGGACTGCCCAGCAGTGGTCATTCGACGACAAACTGACGCGGCTGTGGGAAGTCGATGTGCACGGCACGATCAGTCTGGCTCGCGCGGTGGCCGAGCGGATGCTGACGCAGCCCGCCGGGCCGGCAACGCCGGCGATGCTGTTCACCGGCTGGGACCAAGCGACCGAAGGCATGGAAGGCGACGCGGGACAAATGTTTGGCCCCATCAAAGCCGCCGTGATGGCCTATAGCCGCTCGCTGGCCCAGACCCTGGCTCCGCGAGTTCGTGTCAACTGCGTCGCGCCGGGCTGGATCCAAACCGCCTGGGGTGATACCGCTAACGACAGCTGGCAACAACGCGCCCGCGCGCAAGCTTTGATGAATCGCTGGGGCACAGCGGATGACGTGGCCGCCATGGCCGTGCACCTGTGCAGCGGCGATTCCGAATTCATCACCGCCCAAACGATCAACGTCAACGGCGGCTGGAACCGCAGGCCCCACAACGCCCCGTAG
- the rplU gene encoding 50S ribosomal protein L21, with protein sequence MYAIIVDGGRQYKVQPGEEVDIDYRDVAQGESVEFSTVLAVSNDSGLTLGTPTVDGASVTASVLGPKQGEKVYVQKFRRRKHSKKRTGHRQLHTRVRIESIAGV encoded by the coding sequence ATGTACGCGATTATTGTTGACGGTGGACGCCAGTATAAGGTCCAACCAGGCGAAGAAGTGGATATCGATTATCGCGACGTTGCCCAAGGCGAGAGCGTGGAGTTCTCGACGGTGTTGGCGGTTTCGAACGACTCCGGCCTGACTCTTGGCACGCCTACGGTCGACGGTGCCAGCGTGACCGCTTCGGTGCTGGGTCCGAAGCAGGGCGAAAAGGTTTACGTGCAAAAATTCCGTCGCCGCAAGCACTCCAAAAAACGCACCGGACACCGTCAACTGCACACCCGCGTGCGGATTGAATCGATCGCCGGCGTCTAA
- a CDS encoding serine/threonine protein kinase produces the protein MQSAQLDDFQLHSPLGVGTVGTIYAATYLGSPADKHGPLAIKVLHDRCAADPLIRARFKREIELLQRMRHPNIIASFAGGETDGKLFYVMERVDGGSVSDLLKHRGSLSWQVVVSIVRQTASALQCAHNHGVVHRDLKPSNLFLTLDGQVKLGDFGIARDLKNADLSSTGMTVGTHAYMAPEQITGDRSLSGKADLYSLGCCAFEMLTGRPPFVGDNYVQLFEQHLRATPPSVADFVPQCPQALQDIIAQMLAKLPEQRPFNARSVQGAMVEITQDLMLSPGDAAIAGKLTDDDPGRVQLAQCIQDRFGTTARRDVSWKSLVTVFMLVVALVAAAAWLNR, from the coding sequence ATGCAATCGGCGCAGCTGGATGACTTCCAGCTACATTCGCCGTTGGGTGTTGGTACGGTAGGCACGATCTATGCCGCCACCTACCTCGGCTCGCCTGCCGACAAACACGGTCCGTTGGCGATCAAGGTGCTGCACGACCGTTGTGCAGCGGACCCTTTGATTCGCGCCCGCTTCAAGCGTGAGATCGAATTGCTGCAGCGGATGCGGCACCCCAATATCATCGCTTCGTTTGCCGGCGGCGAAACGGACGGCAAGCTGTTCTATGTAATGGAACGGGTCGACGGCGGTTCGGTCAGCGATCTGCTCAAACACCGCGGCTCGTTGTCCTGGCAGGTCGTCGTCAGCATCGTGCGGCAGACGGCTTCCGCGCTGCAGTGCGCCCACAACCACGGTGTCGTCCACCGCGACCTAAAACCCAGCAACCTGTTTCTAACCCTCGACGGGCAGGTCAAGCTGGGAGACTTCGGTATCGCTCGCGACCTAAAAAACGCCGACCTGTCCAGCACCGGCATGACCGTGGGCACCCATGCCTACATGGCTCCGGAGCAGATCACCGGCGATCGATCGCTGTCGGGCAAAGCGGATCTGTATTCTCTGGGTTGCTGTGCGTTCGAGATGTTGACCGGGCGGCCCCCGTTTGTGGGCGACAATTACGTTCAATTGTTCGAGCAACATCTCCGCGCCACTCCGCCCAGCGTGGCCGATTTCGTTCCGCAATGCCCACAAGCTCTGCAAGACATCATCGCCCAGATGCTGGCTAAATTGCCCGAGCAGCGGCCCTTTAACGCTCGTTCGGTGCAAGGGGCGATGGTGGAAATCACGCAGGATCTGATGCTCTCGCCGGGCGATGCGGCGATCGCGGGCAAGCTGACCGACGACGATCCAGGTCGTGTACAATTAGCTCAGTGCATCCAAGATCGTTTCGGCACCACCGCCCGACGTGATGTCAGCTGGAAATCGCTGGTCACGGTCTTCATGTTGGTCGTCGCGTTAGTCGCCGCGGCGGCTTGGCTGAACCGCTAG
- a CDS encoding AlkZ-related protein: protein MIKTFGQAYRFVLKNKVCTVFGSKGSPYASLWDNTDLPEQKPEGGGWSPKVKAVWDWKTRIPQTYPDEVFYGKVPGGDAVLMEMQHFREQHYPAAFQPVEELPPLAQEVYDLIRLEPGFTGPLRKRAIAQLGCTKSQFDTALKKLQVSLNIVRSNDPKLKNDFWLPMREVHLDIVERDGD from the coding sequence ATGATCAAAACGTTCGGACAAGCGTATCGGTTTGTGTTGAAGAACAAAGTCTGCACGGTGTTTGGCAGCAAGGGCTCTCCATACGCTTCGCTGTGGGACAACACGGACCTGCCCGAACAGAAACCCGAAGGCGGCGGTTGGAGCCCTAAGGTCAAGGCCGTCTGGGATTGGAAGACGCGGATCCCGCAGACCTATCCCGATGAGGTGTTCTACGGCAAGGTACCCGGCGGCGATGCGGTGCTGATGGAAATGCAGCATTTTCGCGAGCAACATTACCCCGCGGCGTTTCAGCCGGTTGAGGAATTGCCGCCGCTGGCTCAAGAGGTTTACGACCTGATCCGGTTGGAGCCGGGCTTCACGGGCCCCTTGCGCAAGCGGGCCATCGCTCAGCTGGGCTGTACGAAAAGCCAGTTTGATACCGCGCTGAAAAAGCTGCAGGTCAGTTTGAACATCGTCCGCTCAAATGATCCTAAACTGAAGAATGATTTCTGGCTGCCCATGCGTGAAGTGCACTTGGATATCGTTGAGCGGGACGGCGATTAG